A stretch of DNA from Leptolyngbya subtilissima AS-A7:
TTGACTGCCCCCACTCGATCTGTGTCTGGCAAAACTACAGCAAACTCTTCTCCACCATAGCGAGCTAGAACGTCTGAGGATCGCTTGAGGACAAGTTGAGTTGCCCGTGTGATGTCGATCAAGCATTGGTCGCCTGCTAGGTGTCCATAGCAATCGTTGTAAATTTTGAAGTAGTCAATATCAAATAAAATGAGAGATAAGTGTTTCTCAGTTCGCAGCAATCGTTTCCATTCGCTTCTTAAGAACTTATCAAAAAAGCGACGGTTCGAAATTTGCGTCAACGAGTCAAGATTACTTAACTCTTCTAACTTTTCGTTGGCCTGCTTAAGGGCTTGAAGGGCTTGGTCTAGTTGCTCGGCCTTAGAGTCAGCTTGGGCTAGTAAATCGGCATGGCGTAAGGCAACGCTAAACTGAGCCGCTAACTGTTTAATAAAGTTAACTTCAGCTGAGTTCCAAGCGCGAGGGCGATCGCATTGATGGACGCAGAGTAATCCCCATAGGTCACCTCCTTTCATAAGGGGCACAACAATTTGGGCCTTAACCTGAAAACTCTTCAGCAGTTCTACGTGGCATTGATTGAGTCCGGCCTGGGAGAGATTTGATACGACCTGTATCTGCCCCTTCTGATACCTAGCGGCATACTGACTACCAAAGCAGTGATCGCTCACTTTAAGAGCGATCGCCGAATCGTATTCTGGCAATACATTCTCAGCGACAAACTCTCCGGAATTGTATTGGGAATCGATATCGAATTGAAAAATAGCAACACGATCGGTGTGTAGAGCTTTGCGAACCTCGCGGGCTGTCGTTCTAAACAACGTGTTCAGATCGAGCGACTCACGAATGTCGGCAATCAGTTTAAACAAAATCTCTTGTTGCTCATTGAGCAGCCGCAAATCTTCGGCCTCGCGTTCG
This window harbors:
- a CDS encoding sensor domain-containing diguanylate cyclase, which gives rise to MLYRKFCALFYLVAKLIANLACRIGGIPSVDQLEAQLQDKCHQLETIDAQEKALYRVISKIRASLDVDMIFRTTTKETCKLLRIERIAVYRFFDDWGGEFVEDFEFAEPGWDFGRLGQNTVWNDSYLQEHQGGRYRANECLVVSDIYAADLSQCHIEVLEQFHIRAYATAPIFIGQKLWGVLAAYQHSQPYEWQHQEIQFLSQVANQLGFAVKQAELMATTEREAEDLRLLNEQQEILFKLIADIRESLDLNTLFRTTAREVRKALHTDRVAIFQFDIDSQYNSGEFVAENVLPEYDSAIALKVSDHCFGSQYAARYQKGQIQVVSNLSQAGLNQCHVELLKSFQVKAQIVVPLMKGGDLWGLLCVHQCDRPRAWNSAEVNFIKQLAAQFSVALRHADLLAQADSKAEQLDQALQALKQANEKLEELSNLDSLTQISNRRFFDKFLRSEWKRLLRTEKHLSLILFDIDYFKIYNDCYGHLAGDQCLIDITRATQLVLKRSSDVLARYGGEEFAVVLPDTDRVGAVKIAEEIRETVKSLQIPNKCMQIDHPYVTISLGIASQIPKAGQSVRDVIRQADQALYQAKAKGRDTVVCAPLAQ